One region of Catenuloplanes indicus genomic DNA includes:
- a CDS encoding YjbQ family protein — translation MRTEVITVRTGGRPAVADITDQAARFVAGQGDGLLNVFVPHATAGVAILETGAGSDDDLLTALDDLLPTDDRWRHRHGSPGHGRDHVMPAFVPPHATLPVLNGRITLGTWQSICLVDPNGDNPERQVRFSFLPG, via the coding sequence ATGCGCACCGAGGTGATCACCGTCCGCACCGGGGGCCGCCCCGCCGTCGCGGACATCACGGACCAAGCGGCCCGTTTCGTCGCAGGTCAGGGCGACGGCCTGCTCAACGTCTTCGTCCCGCACGCCACCGCCGGGGTGGCGATCCTGGAGACCGGCGCCGGCTCGGACGACGACCTGCTGACCGCGCTGGACGACCTGCTGCCCACGGACGACCGATGGCGGCACCGGCACGGCTCGCCGGGCCACGGCCGGGACCATGTGATGCCCGCCTTCGTGCCACCGCACGCCACGCTGCCGGTGCTCAACGGCCGGATCACGCTCGGCACCTGGCAGTCCATCTGCCTGGTCGACCCGAACGGCGACAACCCCGAGCGGCAGGTCCGTTTCTCGTTCCTGCCCGGCTAG
- the aceE gene encoding pyruvate dehydrogenase (acetyl-transferring), homodimeric type: protein MATERKRPVISDGLPSQLPDIDPEETSEWVESLDGVIDEGGAKRARYVMLRLLERARERQVGVPPLTSTDYINTIPPEQEPWFPGDEMIERRIRAYIRWNAAMTVHRAQRPEIGVGGHISTYASSASLYEVGFNHFFRGKDHPGGGDQIYFQGHASPGMYARAYLEGRLTEDKLDGFRQELSHRGGGLPSYPHPRLMPDFWEFPTVSMGLGPMNAIYQARFNRYLHHRGIKDTSDQHVWAFLGDGEMDEVESLGAIGLAAREELDNLTFVVNCNLQRLDGPVRGNGKVIQELESFFRGAGWNVIKVVWGREWDPLLAADSDGALVNLMNTTPDGDYQTYKAESGLYVRENFFGRDPRTRKMVEGLSDDEIWGLKRGGHDYRKLYAAYKAATEHTGQPTVILAKTIKGWTLGSHFEARNATHQMKKLTLDDLKKFRDRLYLDISDKQLEENPYLPPYYKPAEDSEEMQYLQERRRALGGYLPSRRTRAKKLAIPATETFGDIKRGSGKQKVATTMAFVRLLKDLMKDKEFGKRWVPIIPDEARTFGLDSLFPTKKIYSPHGQNYTSVDRELFLSYKEATTGQILHEGINEAGSVASFTAAGSSYATHDEPMIPLYIFYSMFGFQRTGDGFWAAADQMTRGFVIGATAGRTTLNGEGLQHEDGHSLLLAATNPAVVAYDPAFGFEIAHIVENGLHRMYGEKQENVFYYLTVYNEPIIQPAQPDDLDVEGLLKGIYRYSPAPAVDGDAPKAAILASGTGMGWALKAQQQLAQDWGVAADVWSVTSWTELRRDAVEVEEYNLMHPGDAPRKPYVQEKLSGVEGPVVAVSDFMRAVPDLISRWIPGSYTSLGTDGFGMSDTRHALRRHFHVDAESITVATLRQLALDGKVPAGVPADAARKYAIDDVHAAPVGETGGDS, encoded by the coding sequence GTGGCCACGGAACGCAAGCGCCCGGTCATCAGCGATGGCCTACCAAGCCAGCTTCCGGACATCGACCCCGAAGAGACGAGCGAGTGGGTCGAGTCGCTTGATGGAGTGATCGACGAGGGCGGCGCCAAGCGTGCGCGCTACGTCATGCTTCGACTGCTGGAGCGGGCGCGGGAGCGTCAGGTGGGTGTGCCGCCGCTGACGTCGACCGACTACATCAACACCATCCCGCCGGAGCAGGAGCCCTGGTTCCCCGGCGACGAGATGATCGAGCGCCGGATCCGCGCCTACATCCGGTGGAACGCCGCGATGACGGTGCACCGCGCGCAGCGGCCGGAGATCGGCGTCGGTGGCCACATCTCGACGTACGCGTCCTCGGCCAGCCTCTACGAGGTGGGCTTCAACCACTTCTTCCGCGGCAAGGACCACCCGGGCGGCGGCGACCAGATCTACTTCCAGGGCCACGCGTCGCCGGGCATGTACGCGCGCGCCTACCTGGAGGGGCGCCTCACCGAGGACAAGCTGGACGGGTTCCGCCAGGAACTGTCGCACCGCGGGGGCGGCCTGCCGTCGTACCCGCACCCGCGTCTGATGCCGGACTTCTGGGAGTTTCCGACCGTGTCCATGGGCCTCGGCCCGATGAACGCGATCTACCAGGCCCGGTTCAACCGCTACCTGCACCACCGCGGCATCAAGGACACGTCCGACCAGCACGTGTGGGCGTTCCTCGGCGACGGTGAGATGGACGAGGTCGAGTCGCTCGGCGCGATCGGCCTGGCCGCGCGTGAGGAGCTGGACAACCTCACCTTCGTGGTCAACTGCAACCTGCAGCGCCTGGACGGTCCGGTGCGCGGCAACGGCAAGGTCATCCAGGAGCTGGAGTCGTTCTTCCGCGGTGCCGGGTGGAACGTCATCAAGGTCGTCTGGGGCCGGGAGTGGGACCCGCTGCTCGCCGCGGACTCGGACGGCGCGCTGGTCAACCTGATGAACACCACGCCGGACGGTGACTACCAGACGTACAAGGCCGAGTCGGGCCTGTACGTCCGGGAGAACTTCTTCGGCCGCGATCCGCGTACCCGCAAGATGGTCGAGGGTCTGTCGGACGACGAGATCTGGGGCCTGAAGCGCGGCGGTCACGACTACCGGAAGCTCTACGCGGCGTACAAGGCGGCGACCGAGCACACCGGTCAGCCGACCGTGATCCTGGCGAAGACGATCAAGGGCTGGACGCTCGGGTCGCACTTCGAGGCGCGCAATGCCACGCACCAGATGAAGAAGCTGACGCTGGACGACCTGAAGAAGTTCCGCGACCGCCTCTATCTGGACATCTCGGACAAGCAGCTCGAGGAGAACCCGTACCTGCCGCCGTACTACAAGCCGGCGGAGGACTCCGAGGAGATGCAGTACCTGCAGGAGCGCCGGCGCGCGCTCGGCGGTTATCTGCCGTCCCGGCGGACCCGGGCGAAGAAGCTGGCGATCCCGGCGACCGAGACGTTCGGCGACATCAAGCGCGGCTCGGGCAAGCAGAAGGTCGCCACCACGATGGCCTTCGTCCGGCTCCTCAAGGACCTGATGAAGGACAAGGAGTTCGGCAAGCGCTGGGTACCGATCATCCCGGACGAGGCGCGCACGTTCGGCTTGGACTCGCTGTTCCCGACGAAGAAGATCTACTCGCCGCACGGCCAGAACTACACGTCCGTGGACCGTGAGCTCTTCCTGTCGTACAAGGAGGCGACGACCGGCCAGATCCTGCACGAGGGCATCAACGAGGCCGGCTCGGTCGCGTCGTTCACGGCCGCGGGCTCGTCCTACGCCACGCACGACGAGCCGATGATCCCGCTCTACATCTTCTACTCGATGTTCGGGTTCCAGCGCACCGGCGACGGCTTCTGGGCCGCGGCCGACCAGATGACGCGCGGCTTCGTGATCGGCGCCACCGCGGGCCGCACCACGCTCAACGGTGAGGGTCTGCAGCACGAGGACGGTCACTCGCTGCTGCTCGCGGCCACGAACCCGGCGGTCGTCGCGTACGACCCGGCGTTCGGGTTCGAGATCGCGCACATCGTCGAGAACGGCCTGCACCGGATGTACGGCGAGAAGCAGGAGAACGTCTTCTACTACCTCACCGTCTACAACGAGCCGATCATCCAGCCGGCCCAGCCGGACGACCTGGACGTGGAGGGCCTGCTCAAGGGCATCTACCGCTACTCCCCCGCCCCGGCGGTGGACGGCGACGCGCCCAAGGCGGCGATCCTGGCCTCCGGCACCGGCATGGGCTGGGCGCTCAAGGCGCAGCAGCAGCTGGCGCAGGACTGGGGCGTGGCCGCGGACGTGTGGTCGGTGACCTCCTGGACCGAGCTGCGCCGCGACGCGGTCGAGGTCGAGGAGTACAACCTGATGCACCCGGGCGACGCGCCGCGCAAGCCGTACGTCCAGGAGAAGCTGTCCGGCGTCGAGGGCCCGGTCGTCGCGGTCAGCGACTTCATGCGCGCGGTGCCGGACCTGATCTCCCGGTGGATCCCGGGGTCGTACACGTCGCTGGGCACGGACGGCTTCGGCATGTCGGACACCCGGCACGCGCTGCGCCGCCACTTCCACGTGGACGCGGAGTCGATCACGGTGGCCACGCTGCGCCAGCTCGCGCTGGACGGCAAGGTACCGGCCGGGGTCCCGGCGGACGCGGCCCGCAAGTACGCGATCGACGACGTGCACGCGGCGCCGGTCGGCGAGACCGGCGGCGATTCCTGA